One window of the Streptococcus parasanguinis ATCC 15912 genome contains the following:
- a CDS encoding helix-turn-helix domain-containing protein — protein MFDAKKLKERRLEKGLTQADVYEDLKISRKTYSSWENGLAEPHEKNLRRLAKRLSVKEDYFINKDSALYTYPLLTPPHQKKVDQLASQLLEQQQKVVSMTAYKVLSIELAAGLGHTFYDNETDYETVYFDQEIQHDFASWVSGDSMEPLYPNGSVALMKQTGFDYDGAVYALIWNGKTYIKKVYREAEGLRLESINPDYDDLFAPYEDEPKIVGIVVGHFLPLEV, from the coding sequence ATGTTTGATGCAAAAAAACTAAAAGAAAGACGCCTGGAAAAAGGCTTAACCCAAGCAGATGTCTACGAGGATCTCAAGATTTCTCGCAAGACTTACTCCAGTTGGGAGAATGGCTTAGCGGAGCCGCACGAAAAAAATCTCAGGAGGTTGGCCAAGCGCCTCTCCGTTAAAGAGGACTACTTTATTAACAAAGACTCCGCACTCTACACCTACCCTTTATTAACCCCACCTCATCAAAAGAAAGTCGACCAGTTGGCCAGCCAGTTATTGGAACAGCAGCAAAAAGTTGTTTCCATGACAGCTTATAAGGTTCTGTCGATTGAGTTGGCAGCCGGTTTGGGACATACCTTTTATGACAACGAAACGGACTATGAAACTGTCTATTTTGACCAAGAGATCCAGCACGATTTCGCTTCTTGGGTATCCGGAGATTCGATGGAACCTCTCTATCCCAACGGCTCTGTTGCCCTCATGAAGCAGACTGGCTTTGACTATGATGGGGCTGTCTATGCCCTCATCTGGAATGGAAAAACCTACATCAAGAAAGTCTATCGGGAAGCGGAGGGCTTGCGCTTAGAATCCATCAACCCTGACTACGATGATTTATTTGCTCCCTATGAAGACGAGCCCAAAATCGTCGGCATTGTGGTCGGGCATTTTCTTCCACTCGAGGTTTAA
- a CDS encoding DUF5960 family protein: protein MKPIQTKHELQFDYFSENYHQFETDFYKWAATSTPLVFLEDDILHSMAAGQRNYFRLHHTKSRDHRDHYFYFKVSTLSQSPLTRIYAYTGHHLQKIDPHQTEKKDSLI from the coding sequence ATGAAACCTATTCAGACTAAACACGAATTACAATTTGATTATTTTTCGGAGAATTACCACCAATTTGAGACGGACTTTTACAAGTGGGCCGCTACTTCTACACCGCTTGTCTTTTTAGAAGACGATATTCTCCACTCTATGGCAGCAGGCCAGCGAAACTACTTTCGTCTTCACCACACCAAAAGTCGGGATCATCGAGACCATTATTTCTATTTTAAGGTTTCCACACTCTCCCAATCACCCCTGACCCGTATTTACGCTTATACAGGACATCACTTACAAAAGATAGATCCTCATCAGACAGAGAAAAAGGATAGCTTGATCTGA
- a CDS encoding Y-family DNA polymerase, with amino-acid sequence MLFDYSREPHSDIAFVDMKSFYASCECVHLGLNPLTTSLCVMSRSDNSAGLILASSPVFKQIFGKKNVSRSYDLPFDLKTRKFNSYAAKKQGLPTDPAFIAFIESWAKRTLIVPPRMNAYIQVNMEIQKVFQEFAAPDDIFPYSIDEGFIDLTSSLNYFIPDSSLSRKEKLDLLSARIQKRIWQETGIYSTIGLSNANPLLAKLALDNEAKHCRNMRSNWSYEDVESKVWKLPQLTDFWGIGRRTEKRLQKIGITSIKELAQAHPDLLKKEFGVMGLQLWFHAHGIDESNVHKPYRPKSRGIGNSQILPYDYHLQADIELVFREMAEQVAIRLRRKKKKTQLVSIHASYSKIEGLPSIHCQQKIEPTQSTKVLSDTVLRLFRSKYEGGAIRQIGIFYGELVEESLQLFSLFDDPVALEKEEKLQQTIDRIRDQFGFTSLQKGSSLLENSRAIARSKLTGGHSAGGLDGLT; translated from the coding sequence ATGCTATTTGATTATTCACGTGAGCCTCATTCTGATATTGCTTTTGTGGATATGAAAAGTTTTTATGCCAGTTGTGAATGTGTCCATCTGGGGCTCAATCCCTTGACGACTTCTCTTTGCGTCATGAGTCGGAGCGACAATTCAGCTGGCCTAATTTTGGCGAGCTCTCCCGTTTTCAAACAAATCTTTGGCAAGAAAAATGTCAGCCGTAGCTACGACCTACCTTTTGACCTCAAAACCAGGAAATTTAATAGCTACGCCGCCAAAAAACAAGGATTGCCAACAGATCCAGCCTTTATTGCATTCATTGAATCCTGGGCCAAGAGAACCCTGATTGTGCCTCCACGGATGAATGCCTACATTCAGGTCAATATGGAGATTCAAAAGGTCTTTCAGGAATTTGCGGCACCAGATGATATTTTCCCTTACTCGATTGACGAAGGCTTTATCGATCTGACCTCTTCCTTAAATTATTTTATTCCCGATTCCTCCCTCTCTCGAAAGGAAAAACTGGATCTCCTTTCTGCCAGAATCCAAAAACGGATCTGGCAGGAAACTGGAATCTACTCTACCATCGGCCTCAGCAATGCCAATCCCCTTCTTGCTAAACTAGCCTTGGACAATGAAGCCAAGCATTGCCGAAATATGCGCTCCAATTGGTCTTATGAAGATGTAGAAAGTAAGGTCTGGAAACTGCCCCAGCTCACTGATTTTTGGGGCATTGGACGTCGTACTGAAAAGCGATTGCAAAAGATCGGGATCACGTCGATTAAAGAACTGGCCCAGGCTCATCCAGATCTCTTAAAGAAAGAATTTGGAGTCATGGGGCTGCAACTCTGGTTCCATGCTCATGGCATTGATGAAAGCAATGTCCACAAGCCTTATCGTCCGAAGTCACGAGGCATTGGTAACTCTCAAATCTTGCCCTATGACTACCATCTACAAGCTGATATTGAACTGGTGTTTCGGGAGATGGCTGAACAGGTGGCTATTCGCTTGCGACGGAAAAAAAAGAAGACCCAGCTGGTCTCTATTCATGCCTCCTACTCCAAAATCGAGGGGCTTCCGTCCATTCACTGCCAGCAAAAGATTGAGCCCACCCAATCCACCAAGGTTTTATCCGACACGGTTCTGCGGCTCTTTCGCTCCAAGTACGAAGGAGGCGCCATTCGGCAGATCGGCATTTTTTATGGAGAACTTGTCGAAGAGTCTCTTCAACTCTTTTCTCTCTTTGATGACCCAGTAGCCCTAGAAAAAGAGGAGAAACTTCAGCAGACCATTGACCGCATTCGGGACCAATTTGGCTTCACCTCTCTTCAGAAAGGCTCCTCACTACTAGAAAACTCACGCGCCATTGCACGCAGTAAACTAACAGGCGGACATTCCGCAGGAGGCTTAGATGGATTAACATGA
- the asnA gene encoding aspartate--ammonia ligase, translated as MKKSFIHQQKEISFVKTTFTQYLKDKLDIIEVQGPILSKVGDGMQDNLSGIEHPVSVKVLQIPDETYEVVHSLAKWKRHTLARFGFGEGEGLFVHMKALRPDEDSLDAIHSVYVDQWDWEKVIPNGQRNIAYLKETVEKIYKAIRLTELAVEARYDIESVLPKQITFVHTEELVERYPDLTPKERENAIAKEFGAVFLIGIGGELADGKPHDGRAPDYDDWTTESENGYKGLNGDILVWNDVLGSAFELSSMGIRVDEDTLRRQVAITGDQDRLQLEWHKALLNGLFPLTIGGGIGQSRLAMFLLRKKHIGEVQTSVWPQSVRDEYENIL; from the coding sequence ATGAAAAAAAGTTTTATCCACCAACAAAAAGAAATTTCGTTTGTTAAAACGACTTTCACACAATATTTAAAAGATAAATTGGACATCATTGAAGTCCAAGGACCGATTTTGAGCAAGGTCGGAGACGGGATGCAGGATAACCTTTCTGGGATTGAACATCCGGTATCTGTCAAGGTCCTTCAAATTCCTGATGAGACTTATGAAGTCGTGCATTCACTCGCAAAATGGAAACGCCATACCTTGGCACGTTTTGGTTTTGGCGAAGGAGAAGGCCTCTTTGTCCATATGAAGGCTCTTCGTCCAGATGAAGATTCGCTAGATGCTATCCACTCTGTTTATGTAGACCAATGGGACTGGGAAAAAGTCATCCCAAATGGTCAACGCAACATCGCCTACCTCAAAGAAACGGTTGAAAAAATCTACAAGGCGATTCGTTTGACAGAACTAGCAGTAGAAGCGCGCTATGATATTGAGTCAGTTCTTCCAAAACAAATTACCTTCGTTCACACAGAAGAGTTGGTGGAACGCTATCCAGATTTAACTCCAAAAGAGCGTGAAAATGCCATTGCCAAAGAATTCGGAGCCGTTTTCTTGATTGGGATTGGTGGAGAGCTTGCAGATGGCAAACCACACGATGGACGTGCACCTGACTACGATGACTGGACAACAGAGTCTGAAAATGGCTATAAGGGCTTGAATGGCGATATTCTCGTCTGGAATGACGTTCTAGGTTCAGCCTTTGAATTGTCTTCAATGGGGATCCGTGTCGATGAAGATACGCTTCGCCGCCAAGTTGCGATTACCGGGGACCAAGATCGTCTCCAATTAGAGTGGCACAAGGCCTTGTTAAATGGTCTTTTCCCACTTACGATTGGTGGAGGGATCGGACAATCTCGTTTGGCTATGTTCTTGCTTCGTAAGAAACATATCGGTGAAGTCCAAACCAGTGTCTGGCCTCAATCTGTCCGCGATGAATATGAAAATATCCTATAA